The following is a genomic window from Solanum lycopersicum chromosome 6, SLM_r2.1.
AGTAATAGTGATGATAAACTGCCAGACAATACGTTGTTGCCTAGTCATATTTTATCCTCTATTCTGTAACTTCCCAGCTAATTTTGGTCAAAATGGTTACGTGCAAACTAAAATAGACTTTGGAAGTTGAGGAAACTGGTTGGTTCAATGCTTTCAGGATCCACTTGCCACGGTACAAATATCGCATGTGCAAaggaaaatagagagaacattAAGATAGATTGAAATCACTGCCCAAGGCAAAGACTGATATACCAAATTCTAATCATAAAGCTTATCCTCAAATTTCACTAGGTTAGTATTATGCCTGATATACCTAATTGCAATCACAAAGCTTATCCTCAAATTTCGCTAGGTTAGTATTATGCCTGAGCCCTAATATACCAAATAGTAATCACAAAGCTTATCCTCAAATTTCGCTAGGTAAGTTGCTTGCTAATATAATGCTATAGCTTTTGTTTTCCACTCATTTGCCTTTCACTGGTTTCTCATCACTTCTATGAGTCTGctccccaccccccacccccaaacAAACCTCAAATCCCTAATGTGAGAATGAAAATACAGACACCTGTTCATAATAAACAGAGAAATTCAATAATGATGCAGCTCACCTTTTACACCTAGTTCTGCTTCACAGATCCGATATTTGGCAAGTGATTATTAGCCACTCTTAACCACAGAAGTAACAAATGTCTTTATTCCACAGGTCCACTATAATAGAGGACCAAAATATTAGAGGTAAAGATAGGATCATATTGGCACATTATCATGATGGACTAGTTTTCTATTTGGGGTGATACTCTAAGACATTCACATGAGTAATGAGAAGGAAACTTCTCCGATGTCCACTATACCTTACTTTGATATCTTCTGTTTAAAGTAGTAAGAGAACTCTTCACTCATACTGTCTTGGCCATTTATCCCTTTCTTGAGAGTTACACTTCCACGTACACGCTGTTACTAAGAGTTGCATGAACCTAATCCATAACAGATCAACAGACCATATTTCTGCATTTGAATACAGAATGTAtccctttttcttcttgtaCTGCATTACTTTCTTCTAGTTGATCTTTATAAGCACGCATTAGGCGTTCcagtatataaatttttagcaACTCTCATCACTTAAAAATcaagagaagaaagaatgaaaatgtaaTTGGTGAATTGGAGGCAAATTTATATTTAGTACTCTTTGCACATCCATGCACACTTTAATTTTAAGCAGTTTCATGGCccagaaaaatatgatcaagaGGTACAGttgcgggtttcccttgtcgtCGAAATAGGAACCACATGCCAAAAAGATACAGAGATAATGGCTTCAACAAATCCAAAAGACTAAAGAACTGGCAAACTGATATTCCTTTTTTATGCCAGACTAATATTCTCAAAAACAAAGTAAGAGATAGACTTGTGAGTTAGAGTATGAATTATCAAGGCCAAAAGAAAAACATGTAAAAGAAAATACCTCCTTCTTCCTTTGAGGGGGTGCCATTAAGGATGCATAACGTGAATTAGACAGCTGATTTTCAGCATGCTCCAACTTTTCAGCTGCATGATTTAATGGGATCAACTAATTTTAGGTGTTACAATATCATGAAAACTCATATGCAGGAATGAAATCATTATGATGATAAAAGAAAGTGGAAAATGTAGGCAATAATGATATTACCAAGATCAGATATCTGTCCAGCAACATAGTCTCCATTTCCAAGCAAAGGAGATGATGAAAGTGTGTTCACCCAATACTTGTTCCATAGTAGGTCCAAGAGACGACAATCGAGAGAAGacttaaaatatgtaatatccAATGAATAATACTGCAAATCGAGAGAAAAGCTGGTAAGCTAACAGTCAGAGTGAAGCAGAGTTGAAGACCTAGATTCTAATATGTGTGCGAGTGCAAGCGCTCATGCCAAAGAGGAGACCTGCTTGCAATGTACTCCAAAGTCTTCGATTTTGTTCAAAGGAATGGTCTGGTACTCCGAGATGGGGTCATCTGGAGGTTTATATCCTTCAGGATATGTTCGAAAGGCACCAATCTCAACTTTTCCAGCAGAAACAGTTCTTGTTGGATCAATAACAACTGCAAGAAAGGGTTCCTGATATTGCTGGTTGAGCATTTGGGTAGATACATCAATGCCAGAGAGCCAGCATCCATAACCAGGATGGGAATGGTACCACCCGACCACATTTTCCAAACGACCAGCCTATACCAAAAAGTCTGAGTAAGAGAATGGTCAGAACAAACTGCAGTAACAAGCACACTCCAATTCAGGAACCGAACACAACAACATGACATGGTCATTAGGTTTCGGGATCAAACTAGGTAATATTCTCTTCTTCACTGAGAAAACATCACAAATTCAAGCCAGCAGAATGAAATATCATAATGGGATTAGTGTACAATCAAGGATAATAAGTTTTATATGATTGTCCTCTTCATATATGTCAATCAAAAAAGTTACAACAATAGTTGCAAGTCCCTGTTGTCAAGTAAGCTAGAGCAGACTGCTAGGCAAACTAGTCAAAGCAAATTGGACCGTCACACGAATGAGAACAAAACCTCAATCTCAAGCTAATTGGAATCTGCTATACGAACTTCACAATTCAGTTAGTTTCCATTTGAACCGGTAACATTCTAATACTTAGGGAGTAATTCTAAAACTCAAGGCATTTACTATTTCAACCTACAGTTGTGCTCCATCTGAACCAGTTTGATTCCAATATTCAATAAATCCAACAAATTCATTCTAAATTGACTAGGTTTATTCTAAAGCTCACAGTATACTAGATactcataaaaaattaatctttttttttataaacgcACTAACCTGCTTGTTGGTCTGTGAATATTCGACCATATATTCATACGCATCAGCTTGAGCATTAACCCTAGTTTCAGTGCCTTCAACGGGGAGGGCAAAAGCGTCCATTACAATGATGGCATCGCCGTCAGTCTTACCCTGCATGAGTCCCATGACCTCAATTGTACCTCCGGAACGCGCGTGAACAACCATCTTGAGAAGAGCAAGAGCAGAGATCTTCACACGCTTGAAGTAGTGAGGGTCACTCGCCCACGGCTTCTCCCGCTGAAACTTCGTCTGTGCCGCATCGTCGTAGTGGAATATAGCGTCCGACGCGGAGTTTTCCGGTTTCGACCCCGACGGCGCGTCGATTGTTACGATGTTGTTCTCTAACTCCCAGGTTTGCTGCGCCATCGCCGCCGACGATGCGTAAGAATTCAGAGAGTCCATTGTAACTTCAGAGAGAAGGGCAATTGCCGAGCACTGCGCTACAATCTgaatttataagttaaaaatCGACCAGGGTTAATTAGAACAAATTTACTTGAATTAAGAAAAGAACTCTAAATATCTTTTTGAATTCGAATCAattggaaattaaaaaatatatgttaaatttaaaatattaattgattattaaatcaaaaaaataatatttacttatttgtaaaataactaaataaatatttaattattattaaactaataaattaaacttaTCTTTGATATTTCAAGTATGCTATAAGTTGTAAATATTCTAAATATTAATGTTCCAGACATTAAATATCTCTCAATATATTTGACGGTGGAAAATAAACATTATGATTCACTTTTTCAAAGTtcatttttgtaatttgtaGTTGAAGAATCTACTTGTTGCATCattccaaaaatattattgttgcatcgtatatttcaaaataactcgacttattataaaaaaaaaaaattcacaaataaactAGCAGTctctttttttcaattcttacAAGTTTGACACTGCCTGTACCTGTTTCTAACTGTTTTGACATGCATGGAagaattaaattgaattaatgcaagattaatttgttattaataaATTTCTCGTAACATTCAACACTTTTAATAACAGAATTAATTTATGGGAATAACAGGAGAACATTTATAAAAGGTTTTAGTTCAGTTGCACTCACTGCTATAATTAACTAGCTATATAGCTACAggattaattaagaaaaataagataaaaattatatttataaaattacacaGAATGCAGGTTATACtaatttttctacttttttttgttggaaTTTTAGTGAAATCAGTAAATTCAGAAAGATACATTGTTGGAGAAGGCTATGGCTGGCGTTCTGCTCCTTACCCTACTTACTATGAAGATTGGGGTAAAACTATCAAGTTAAAACCTGGAGATGAATTAGGTAAAATTCGATTTCATTTTACATAGATCGATTTAGTTCAGTGTTTTTATTCATCGAATTTTTCGTACCAATTTATTTGTAGAGTTTAGATTCCAAAAGCCAGACGATTTGCTGCAGATTGCAAAATATGACTATTATGCATGCAGTTCCAACACTCCTTCCAGGCAGTATAACAATAGTCCAGCAACAGCATTCTTGTTGATACCTGGAGATTATTACTTCAAATCCAGCAACAATACAAATTGCATCAATGGCCAGAGGCTTTATGTAAATGTACCACCTCCAAATGAAGATAAAGATAAGGATAACCAGCCTGGTGTATTAAAGAATTAGATCGATACGAATCTAAGATATCTAGAGTCAGTGAAATCAGAATGAAAAGTAATCTTATATATGCGTAATCGtagttttttcttatgtttttgcatggtttggTTTGAGTCAGAGGCAATAAGTTCAGTTGAACTCACAAAACCTGTCATAGGCAAAAGAATGCTCAGATATATACAACAGGAAATCTGTTTTCCATGTGTATTACCAGAAAtctattaaaacaaataaaataaatgaagaagcAACAGCTATAAATACATATCTGGGCTTAAGAAAGAAAACTAGGCTCTCTACTCTTCTGGCCAAAATTTCACATTCTTCCGTAAGTTTAACAGAAACAACCTTTCTACCCCATAAACGTAGGGGGGTAAGGTATGCATACGTCCACCACTCTCTTCAGACTCCACTTGTGGGAATATACTGGGTATGGTGTGGTTGTTCATCAGATTGTATCTCCAGCACGAACCATAGTATGTCTTTTCAGAATGCAGCATCGGTGAACACCTGACAATTTTCTTCAAGTCACACAAATAGAACAAAAGGCCgtaaaataacaaacataaacatGACCTCATTTGATTCAGAAGTTTCAAAGTACAGTTACATGTAAGCATACCATACACATGAAATGAGTCTCTCTTTCAACGACGAAGAAACCGTTGTCCTTGCTAGATATCGTCACCAACAAAATCTAGCAAAGCCTCTACGTAATTGAGATCTTGAGCTATGCTCCAATCAATGCCTCGAGGCTTCAGAGGCTACTCCACATCCAACAACTCCTTCAGTTGTTCTTTACTACTGCATGTCCAGCAGACAACTATGCATTAGAAACAATAACGAGTACATGCAATAACACAGAAATCTATAAGGTGATTTCAGTTACTCTTTTTCGTTcataatgcaaaaagaaaatcccTCCTTTTACTAAACCACAGGCAGACGGGATTAGTAAACTCGGACAAATTGAGTGAGATCACCTTCTTAAACGTAAAAATACTTGGTCTGCACTATAATATGACATATTGGCTTTTACTTTCACTAGACAGGGGAGTGCACATAGcatgttataacttgataaGACTAAAAAATACAGCTGTGTCACGATTCAAAGCTACTAATGGAGACTGAAAAACTAGGTATAGCAAGCATAGAGGCAAAGTTCTTTCTCCTGGTGCCGAAACTAAAGATGATTCTTAATCATGTTTACTGAAGTTCAATTCAGAGATTAAATGGATAAACATCTATTGTACACTTATTCTCATACCATCTATACTCTGTCACACCACCAATTCACACTGAAGTTTGCCTACCGCTTAAGttcatttaccaataataactTGAACTTATCCTGCCATAACATCAATTATATGAACCAAGCTGAAAAGGTCATATTTTGCTAATTGGTCATAGTTCTGCAATTTGGAAAACTTCCTTTATTTCTTTTAGGGCGAGAGAGGCAATTTTAAAGTTCTGGAACATTCTATAATCCTTTATTGACggatatatataaagaaaaaaaacgatTAGCACAAAGAAATTTGAGGTTTGGCCACAGGATTAGACTACAATAACTGTTTGGTCATTGGACCTGTAGAGTAGACaatctatatatttttggtCATAAGTAGAagattagtttaaaaataagcTTCTCTGAGTCGAGCAGCTTCCCTGCTCATGATATTTTATCTTccatgtcaaaataaataacactaGATAATGTGTAGAAGTAATAAGAGACCTGCAGCAGACT
Proteins encoded in this region:
- the LOC101256005 gene encoding COP9 signalosome complex subunit 5a, which encodes MDSLNSYASSAAMAQQTWELENNIVTIDAPSGSKPENSASDAIFHYDDAAQTKFQREKPWASDPHYFKRVKISALALLKMVVHARSGGTIEVMGLMQGKTDGDAIIVMDAFALPVEGTETRVNAQADAYEYMVEYSQTNKQAGRLENVVGWYHSHPGYGCWLSGIDVSTQMLNQQYQEPFLAVVIDPTRTVSAGKVEIGAFRTYPEGYKPPDDPISEYQTIPLNKIEDFGVHCKQYYSLDITYFKSSLDCRLLDLLWNKYWVNTLSSSPLLGNGDYVAGQISDLAEKLEHAENQLSNSRYASLMAPPQRKKEEESQLAKITRDSAKITVEQVHGLMSQVIKDILFNSVGKSSKSQTESSGPEPMIES